A single genomic interval of Blattabacterium sp. (Nauphoeta cinerea) harbors:
- a CDS encoding pyridoxal phosphate-dependent aminotransferase gives MKNRLSHRLQNISYSQTIAMSSKARELKNKGYDVINLSLGEPDFSPPNFVLSAAKKAIDEGYHYYTPVSGYFELKKVICQKFYRDNRLKYTPSQIVISTGAKQAIINVLLSLLNKDDEVIIPAPYWVSYLQMVKFCESCPVIIPTVMKNNFKIHPEQLEKAITSKTKLFLFNTPCNPTGSVYSYDELKNLAEVFKKYPEIMIISDEIYEHICYSKKHTSIAIFPDIYHQVITINGLSKAFSMTGWRIGYIGAPEWIVQSCDKIQGQMTSCANSIAQMAAISALSAHPNKIEYMIKKFERRRNLVLDMIKEIDGFQFYQPNGAFYIFPKISNFLGKKLYGKMIQNSDEFSEFLLEKAQVATVSGSAFGDNECLRISYASSENQIIEAFTRIKKVLN, from the coding sequence ATGAAAAATAGATTATCTCATCGTTTACAGAATATATCATATTCACAAACTATAGCTATGTCATCTAAAGCTAGAGAATTAAAAAATAAAGGTTATGACGTTATAAATTTGAGTTTGGGAGAACCAGATTTTTCCCCTCCTAATTTTGTTTTATCCGCTGCAAAAAAAGCTATAGATGAAGGTTATCATTATTATACTCCAGTATCCGGATATTTTGAACTAAAAAAAGTAATATGCCAAAAATTTTACCGTGATAATCGTTTAAAATATACTCCTTCTCAAATTGTAATTTCTACCGGAGCAAAACAAGCTATAATAAATGTTCTTTTGTCTTTATTGAATAAAGATGATGAAGTCATTATTCCTGCTCCTTATTGGGTTAGTTATTTACAAATGGTAAAGTTTTGTGAATCTTGTCCTGTTATAATTCCAACAGTTATGAAAAATAATTTTAAGATTCATCCAGAACAATTAGAAAAAGCTATTACATCTAAAACAAAATTATTTCTTTTCAATACTCCTTGTAATCCTACCGGAAGTGTCTATTCTTATGATGAATTAAAAAATTTAGCGGAAGTTTTTAAAAAATATCCAGAAATCATGATTATTTCTGATGAAATTTATGAACATATTTGTTACTCAAAAAAACATACTAGTATTGCTATATTTCCTGACATTTATCATCAAGTTATCACAATAAATGGATTATCTAAGGCTTTTTCAATGACAGGTTGGAGGATCGGATATATTGGAGCTCCAGAATGGATTGTTCAATCTTGTGATAAAATACAAGGACAAATGACATCTTGTGCCAATTCTATTGCACAAATGGCTGCTATTTCTGCATTGTCAGCACATCCAAATAAAATAGAATATATGATCAAAAAATTTGAAAGAAGAAGAAATTTAGTTTTGGATATGATAAAAGAAATTGATGGATTTCAATTTTACCAACCGAATGGAGCTTTTTATATTTTTCCAAAAATTTCAAATTTTTTGGGAAAAAAATTATATGGAAAAATGATTCAAAATTCAGATGAATTTTCTGAATTTTTACTTGAAAAAGCTCAAGTTGCTACCGTTAGTGGTAGTGCTTTTGGAGATAATGAATGTTTACGTATTTCTTATGCTTCATCAGAAAATCAAATCATAGAAGCCTTTACAAGAATCAAAAAAGTATTAAATTAA
- a CDS encoding diphosphomevalonate/mevalonate 3,5-bisphosphate decarboxylase family protein has protein sequence MKTNCFFYNKSIKKYSITPNGVIMSKSHSNIALIKYWGKHSNKIQIPLNSSISYSLGKVYTVTRLIYQEKKKITYLKVFFSGKEKTSFLPKILKFFYRISFYCSYLRNFNFIIETSNTFPHSCGIASSASSMSALALCIMKIEKKLVSSLKEDFFFKKASFLARLGSGSACRSIYPGLVVWGYHQSIEGSSNLYAIPYPYEVHSIFTKIEDTILIIDDNPKKILSSKGHQLMNNHPYARERFKYANQNMNRLISILKRGDFQEFGELIEHEALTLHAMIMTSRPYFLCMKANTLNVIHMVWDFRKQNNKNIYFTLDAGANVHLLYPIQEKTSIIKWIYSDLFFYCKKIIESFCL, from the coding sequence TTGAAAACAAATTGTTTTTTTTATAATAAAAGTATAAAAAAATATTCTATAACTCCGAATGGAGTAATTATGAGCAAGAGTCATTCCAATATTGCTTTAATTAAATACTGGGGGAAACATAGCAATAAAATTCAAATTCCATTAAATTCGTCTATTAGTTATTCTTTAGGAAAAGTATACACAGTGACACGATTAATTTATCAAGAAAAAAAAAAAATAACTTATCTAAAAGTATTTTTTTCAGGAAAGGAAAAAACTAGTTTTCTTCCAAAAATTTTAAAATTCTTTTATAGGATTTCATTTTATTGTTCTTATTTACGAAATTTTAATTTTATTATAGAAACCTCTAATACTTTTCCACATAGTTGTGGAATAGCTTCTTCTGCTTCTTCCATGAGTGCTTTGGCATTATGTATTATGAAAATAGAAAAAAAATTAGTATCCTCTTTAAAAGAAGATTTCTTTTTCAAAAAAGCTTCTTTTTTAGCAAGATTAGGTTCTGGAAGTGCTTGTAGATCCATTTATCCTGGACTAGTTGTTTGGGGATATCATCAATCCATAGAAGGAAGTAGTAATCTTTATGCTATCCCATATCCATATGAAGTCCATTCCATTTTTACAAAAATAGAAGATACGATTTTAATCATAGATGATAATCCCAAAAAAATATTGAGTTCAAAAGGACATCAATTAATGAATAATCATCCTTATGCTAGAGAAAGATTTAAGTATGCTAATCAAAATATGAACAGACTTATATCTATCTTAAAAAGAGGAGATTTTCAAGAATTTGGAGAATTAATAGAACATGAAGCTTTAACTCTTCATGCTATGATTATGACTTCTCGTCCCTATTTTTTATGTATGAAAGCCAATACTCTGAACGTAATTCATATGGTATGGGATTTTAGAAAACAAAACAATAAAAACATTTATTTTACGCTAGATGCAGGTGCTAATGTTCATCTTTTATATCCGATTCAAGAAAAAACATCTATTATAAAATGGATATATAGTGATTTATTTTTTTATTGTAAAAAAATTATAGAAAGTTTTTGTTTATAG